One Natronobacterium texcoconense DNA window includes the following coding sequences:
- a CDS encoding electron transfer flavoprotein subunit alpha/FixB family protein codes for MTDVLAVADHRRGELRDVSYEIVTAGRQLADETGGDLHLAVISGTVDEFAEKLDREGVDVVHTVDYGEEFNHGVYTQSVTQLYDELAPQYVLTPNSVNGLDYAPAVANELGLSIVTDTVDLETDGDTLVATREMYGGKVETTTELEGDVVVTIRGAEWPAADGNGGATIEAFDADIDEDALGSTVNGFEEVGGGDVDISEADVLVSVGRGIEEEENLEIIEELADALDATMSASRPIVDNGWLPKNRQVGQSGKVVTPDVYIAIGISGAVQHVAGMKGSDTIVAINTDPNAPIMDIADYAITDDLFDVVPALTEEFQ; via the coding sequence ATGACGGACGTCCTCGCAGTCGCGGACCACCGTCGCGGCGAACTGCGTGACGTCAGCTACGAGATCGTCACCGCCGGCCGACAGCTCGCGGACGAGACCGGCGGCGACCTCCACCTGGCGGTCATCAGCGGCACCGTCGACGAGTTCGCCGAGAAGCTCGACCGCGAGGGCGTCGACGTCGTTCACACCGTCGACTACGGCGAGGAGTTCAACCACGGTGTCTACACCCAGTCGGTCACCCAGCTGTACGACGAACTCGCCCCACAGTACGTGCTGACGCCCAACAGCGTCAACGGCCTCGACTACGCGCCCGCTGTCGCGAACGAACTCGGTCTGTCGATCGTCACCGACACGGTCGACCTCGAGACCGACGGCGACACGCTGGTCGCCACCCGCGAGATGTACGGCGGCAAGGTCGAGACGACGACCGAACTCGAGGGTGACGTGGTCGTCACGATCCGCGGTGCCGAGTGGCCTGCGGCCGACGGCAACGGCGGTGCGACGATCGAGGCGTTCGATGCCGACATCGACGAAGACGCGCTCGGGTCGACGGTCAACGGCTTCGAGGAGGTCGGCGGCGGCGACGTCGACATCAGCGAGGCCGACGTGCTCGTCTCGGTTGGCCGCGGTATCGAGGAAGAGGAGAACTTAGAGATCATCGAGGAACTCGCCGACGCGCTGGATGCGACGATGTCGGCCTCGCGGCCGATCGTCGACAACGGCTGGCTGCCGAAGAACCGGCAGGTCGGCCAGTCCGGGAAGGTCGTCACGCCCGACGTCTACATCGCGATCGGTATCTCCGGTGCGGTCCAGCACGTCGCCGGGATGAAAGGCTCCGATACGATCGTCGCGATCAACACGGACCCGAACGCGCCGATCATGGACATCGCGGACTACGCGATTACGGACGACCTGTTCGACGTCGTTCCCGCGCTTACGGAAGAGTTTCAGTAA